In the genome of Leptospira inadai serovar Lyme str. 10, one region contains:
- a CDS encoding OmpA family protein codes for MMASALGNLNSQQNQERKPEKLKGEINTSLNEFGISLSDDGNTLYYYSKRNNSNYTDIYKSVRNGELWSTGLELSELNSQFDDQSPFVLNKEEGILFSSNRDGSIEFILPNGKIGVSRDIYFSKKTEGKWLRATSLPTTVNTSAIEENPYLYENRLYFTRYPFGVVGESDIFVSEYKDKTWNKAYRLLSPINTDYAEIAATIGRDGKTLYFSSNRPGGFGGMDIYKSIRNTDGSYTEPINLGPEINSKGDEAFYVETPDGKKAYFCRREESLQYDIYEIATSPSWDDLKTGKKISLESIHFQSGSFELENESKPSLDRLAEFLSTNGKSKLKITGHTDLHGESQDNMVLSRQRAESVRRYLIQKGISSERIETEGKGSTEPVFRDKNPETDRKNRRTEFQLLE; via the coding sequence ATGATGGCATCCGCTCTCGGCAATTTGAATTCGCAACAGAATCAGGAACGAAAACCGGAAAAATTGAAAGGAGAAATTAACACTTCTTTAAACGAATTCGGAATAAGCTTATCCGACGACGGTAATACGTTATACTATTATTCTAAACGCAATAATTCGAATTATACAGATATATATAAGTCCGTTCGCAATGGGGAGCTCTGGTCGACCGGACTGGAGTTGTCGGAATTGAATTCTCAGTTCGACGATCAAAGCCCTTTCGTTTTGAATAAGGAAGAGGGTATTTTATTTTCTTCTAATCGTGACGGTAGCATCGAATTTATCCTACCGAACGGGAAGATCGGAGTATCGAGGGATATATATTTTTCCAAGAAAACCGAAGGTAAGTGGCTACGTGCTACTTCTCTTCCGACAACGGTTAACACCTCCGCGATCGAAGAGAATCCCTATCTGTATGAGAACCGTTTGTATTTTACTCGATATCCATTCGGAGTCGTAGGCGAATCGGATATTTTTGTTTCCGAGTATAAGGATAAAACCTGGAATAAAGCGTATCGATTACTCTCCCCGATCAATACCGATTACGCCGAGATTGCGGCGACTATAGGAAGAGATGGAAAAACACTTTACTTTTCTTCGAATAGACCGGGCGGTTTTGGAGGCATGGACATATACAAATCGATTCGGAATACTGATGGGAGTTATACCGAGCCGATTAATTTAGGACCGGAGATAAATTCGAAAGGTGATGAAGCGTTTTATGTCGAAACCCCTGACGGTAAGAAGGCATACTTTTGCAGGAGAGAGGAATCGCTCCAGTACGATATTTACGAAATCGCGACCTCCCCAAGCTGGGATGATTTGAAGACCGGCAAAAAAATCTCTTTGGAAAGCATTCATTTTCAAAGCGGGTCATTTGAATTGGAAAACGAATCGAAACCCTCGTTGGATCGCTTGGCCGAATTTCTTTCGACTAACGGTAAATCGAAATTAAAGATCACCGGTCATACGGATCTGCACGGCGAGAGCCAGGACAATATGGTATTAAGTCGTCAGAGAGCGGAGTCGGTTCGAAGATACTTAATTCAGAAAGGTATATCATCCGAAAG
- the serS gene encoding serine--tRNA ligase: MLDLKFITENTEALKANLELRGFRDIGILDELARIIHKKKELQKETESLREERNRASKEIGKIKQSGGDIAVASAAVKEIGDKIKELETDLEIQENLLSEINLALPNILDAQVPPGKNEQDNKVLYEVGEVRNFPFLPKPHYELGENLKWIDFEKGVKLGGGRAYTYFGFGAKLERALANFMLETHTKEHGYTEVWVPVMVTDECMITTGQYPKFKDEYYRMERDELNLIPTAEVPLTNLYRDEILTEDRLPISVTAHTSCFRREAGSYGKDTRGLVRVHQFQKVELVKFSRPEDSEQEHKAMLSHAENILKKLGLRYRVMLLCSGDISAASSKTYDLEVWMPGLNRWMEISSVSNFKDFQARRGKIRYKSKDGKNQLVHTLNGSGLAIGRTMAAILETYQKEDGTIEFPESLKQYF; the protein is encoded by the coding sequence ATGCTGGATCTTAAATTTATTACCGAGAATACGGAAGCCTTAAAAGCTAATCTGGAACTGCGTGGATTTAGGGATATCGGGATACTTGATGAATTAGCTAGAATCATTCATAAAAAAAAAGAACTTCAAAAGGAAACGGAGTCTCTGCGCGAGGAGAGGAACAGGGCTAGTAAAGAGATCGGAAAAATCAAACAATCCGGCGGAGATATAGCTGTCGCGTCCGCAGCCGTAAAGGAAATAGGCGATAAAATTAAGGAGTTAGAGACGGATCTAGAAATCCAAGAGAATCTCTTGAGCGAAATTAATTTAGCTCTTCCTAATATTTTGGACGCGCAAGTTCCTCCGGGTAAAAATGAACAGGATAATAAAGTTCTGTACGAAGTCGGAGAAGTGCGGAATTTCCCGTTTCTTCCGAAGCCGCATTATGAACTCGGAGAAAATCTTAAATGGATCGATTTTGAAAAAGGAGTTAAGTTAGGCGGCGGAAGAGCTTATACTTATTTCGGTTTCGGGGCCAAGTTGGAAAGAGCTTTAGCCAATTTTATGTTGGAGACTCATACTAAAGAGCACGGATACACCGAGGTTTGGGTTCCAGTGATGGTAACCGACGAATGTATGATAACAACCGGGCAATATCCGAAGTTTAAAGACGAATATTATAGAATGGAACGGGACGAATTGAATTTAATTCCTACGGCCGAGGTTCCATTAACGAATCTTTATAGAGATGAAATCTTGACTGAAGACCGATTACCTATTTCCGTGACGGCACATACTTCCTGCTTTAGGCGGGAAGCAGGATCTTACGGAAAAGATACGAGAGGATTGGTGCGCGTTCATCAATTTCAGAAAGTCGAATTGGTGAAATTCTCAAGACCCGAAGATTCCGAGCAGGAACATAAAGCGATGCTTTCTCACGCGGAAAATATACTTAAAAAGTTAGGTTTACGGTATCGGGTAATGTTGCTCTGTAGCGGCGATATATCCGCCGCCTCATCAAAAACCTACGACTTGGAAGTTTGGATGCCGGGATTGAATCGGTGGATGGAGATTTCCTCGGTTTCAAATTTTAAGGACTTTCAAGCTCGTCGCGGTAAAATTCGTTATAAATCCAAGGACGGGAAGAATCAACTGGTTCACACGCTGAACGGGTCCGGACTCGCAATCGGAAGGACGATGGCGGCAATTTTGGAAACGTACCAAAAAGAAGACGGAACGATAGAATTTCCGGAATCTTTGAAACAATATTTCTAA
- a CDS encoding TatD family hydrolase, producing the protein MYSIIDTHCHLDIVLEQGQTIDQSLRNAKESGIKKIVQIGIDLESSVRAKGLSEEYSDSDIDIFYTIGCHPTETNEFPKKEEILSYITENLDDSRLSAIGEIGLDYYHDASSKNEQIEVLHSFLDASHRYRLPVVIHSRDAGEDTIAILKEHRDKAFGVIHCFTYDYSIAKRLVDLGYYISFSGILAFKNARDIQEAAEKLPLEALLIETDAPFLAPPPFRGKRNEPAFTKFVLEKMFSLRKESNIEVEKILFANSEKFIQRKPFYHAGS; encoded by the coding sequence ATGTATTCAATCATAGATACCCACTGTCACCTGGATATTGTTCTCGAACAAGGCCAGACAATCGACCAAAGCCTTCGTAATGCGAAAGAATCCGGCATTAAGAAAATCGTCCAAATCGGAATCGATCTTGAGAGTTCTGTTAGAGCGAAAGGTCTATCCGAAGAATATTCGGATTCGGATATTGATATTTTCTATACAATCGGCTGCCATCCGACCGAGACGAACGAGTTTCCGAAGAAAGAGGAAATTCTTTCGTACATTACCGAGAATTTGGACGACTCTCGACTGTCCGCGATAGGCGAGATAGGTCTGGATTATTATCACGATGCCTCTTCCAAAAATGAACAAATCGAAGTGCTTCATTCTTTCTTAGATGCTTCTCACAGATATCGACTCCCCGTCGTAATTCATTCGAGAGACGCAGGAGAGGATACGATTGCGATTTTAAAAGAACACCGAGATAAGGCTTTCGGCGTTATTCATTGCTTTACTTACGATTATTCCATTGCAAAGCGATTGGTCGATTTGGGATACTACATCTCATTTTCAGGAATCCTAGCATTTAAGAACGCGAGAGACATTCAGGAAGCTGCAGAGAAACTTCCGTTGGAAGCATTACTTATAGAAACCGATGCACCGTTTTTAGCTCCTCCTCCATTTCGCGGAAAACGAAACGAGCCTGCGTTTACTAAATTTGTTCTAGAGAAAATGTTCTCATTGAGAAAAGAATCGAATATCGAAGTGGAAAAGATTCTGTTTGCCAATTCCGAAAAATTTATCCAAAGGAAACCATTTTATCATGCTGGATCTTAA
- a CDS encoding M23 family metallopeptidase, translating into MNLKSYFALIYYRLRYKYQDLKLKLDLKVANWNKKGRERLTVMVIPHSEQKTINFHISYRAITIFVGTILVLLLISSVNVLSHSGSIHQLTELNLSNQDFIRQSAKMKEEINSLHEHVEYYHTHVGALYGRLTGDSSKVAKGIGGAEKLTSNGSSKDGSPLPPGAEVFRLKEDVHNLKVANELTQEIISILKKRKSVIRQTPSIWPVRGYVLYPYGEYLNPITARREMNNGIDIGAFPGSEVVAAAPGTIYEIGYTRHTGYFVKVAHKFGWKTIYSNLDRIKVKQNQQVSKAEVIGFVGKSENSPQYSLHYEIHVGTRAINPFAFLNQIQD; encoded by the coding sequence GTGAATCTGAAATCATACTTCGCTCTCATATACTATCGGCTGCGCTACAAATACCAAGACCTAAAGCTCAAGTTAGATCTAAAAGTAGCGAATTGGAATAAGAAAGGTAGAGAACGTTTGACCGTGATGGTCATTCCGCATTCGGAACAGAAGACGATTAATTTCCATATCTCGTATCGTGCGATCACTATCTTCGTAGGAACGATTCTTGTGCTTTTACTGATTAGTTCGGTTAACGTACTAAGTCATTCTGGTTCCATTCATCAACTCACCGAGCTGAATCTTTCAAACCAAGACTTCATCCGTCAGTCCGCAAAAATGAAGGAAGAGATAAACAGTCTTCACGAACATGTGGAATACTATCATACGCATGTCGGCGCTCTTTACGGACGCCTAACCGGTGATTCTTCAAAAGTTGCAAAAGGAATCGGCGGGGCGGAAAAATTGACGTCTAACGGTTCTTCGAAGGACGGAAGCCCACTGCCTCCCGGAGCCGAAGTATTTCGCTTAAAGGAAGACGTTCATAATCTAAAAGTTGCAAACGAACTTACTCAAGAAATCATTAGTATTCTGAAAAAGAGAAAAAGCGTTATTCGGCAAACCCCTTCTATTTGGCCGGTCCGAGGCTATGTGCTCTATCCTTATGGAGAATACCTAAATCCGATTACCGCTCGGAGAGAGATGAATAACGGAATCGATATAGGAGCATTTCCAGGTTCCGAAGTCGTCGCTGCGGCTCCCGGAACCATTTATGAAATCGGTTATACGAGGCATACCGGATACTTCGTAAAGGTAGCCCACAAATTCGGATGGAAAACGATCTATTCGAATTTAGATAGAATCAAGGTTAAGCAAAACCAGCAAGTATCGAAAGCCGAAGTTATAGGATTTGTGGGTAAGTCCGAAAACAGTCCGCAGTATAGCCTTCATTATGAAATACACGTCGGGACGAGAGCCATCAACCCTTTCGCTTTCCTAAACCAAATCCAAGACTGA
- a CDS encoding bactofilin family protein — protein MAQTEEHLAVNSIIGEGAEFNGDFKLSGLLRIDGIFRGTIKTDGKVLIGKNGIVDTDIRARIVVAGGEIHGNIFATERVTLLASCRMKGDIITPKVVMEEGVQFEGNCKINPIAR, from the coding sequence ATGGCGCAAACCGAAGAGCATTTAGCGGTAAATAGCATTATCGGAGAAGGAGCCGAGTTCAACGGCGATTTCAAACTTTCGGGTCTACTGCGCATAGACGGGATTTTTCGCGGAACGATCAAAACGGACGGAAAAGTTCTCATCGGTAAGAATGGAATCGTCGATACGGATATCAGAGCCCGGATTGTTGTCGCCGGTGGTGAGATCCATGGGAATATCTTTGCCACTGAACGAGTGACTCTTCTCGCAAGTTGCCGAATGAAAGGCGATATCATTACGCCGAAAGTCGTGATGGAAGAAGGAGTGCAATTCGAGGGTAACTGTAAAATTAACCCGATTGCACGTTGA
- a CDS encoding YaaR family protein, which produces MKVNSQDPRRNQRRKGDYGLSFSSSLYSPVPSAVPETEIPDSKVQFFELVEHLLPYSQEKTRDLNSLLRDLPDAERNFLKSPTYENLNVYKRIVQAILREVMDRNTSIETLRSRAKGGSEKIYQLINTVDDKVQTLADFIIHPDNSTFDLMKRMEDIRGLLVDLMN; this is translated from the coding sequence TTGAAAGTAAACTCGCAAGATCCACGCAGAAATCAAAGACGTAAAGGCGACTACGGCCTTTCTTTCTCTTCCAGTTTATATAGTCCGGTTCCTTCCGCAGTTCCAGAAACGGAAATCCCCGATTCAAAGGTCCAATTTTTCGAACTTGTTGAACACTTATTGCCTTATAGCCAGGAAAAAACGCGGGACCTAAACTCCTTACTACGCGATTTACCGGATGCGGAAAGGAATTTTTTAAAATCCCCTACGTACGAAAATTTGAACGTCTACAAACGGATTGTACAAGCTATTCTGAGAGAGGTGATGGATCGGAACACTTCGATAGAAACACTGAGAAGTAGAGCTAAAGGCGGTTCCGAAAAGATTTACCAATTAATAAATACGGTAGATGATAAAGTTCAAACCCTTGCGGATTTCATAATTCATCCGGATAATTCTACTTTCGATTTAATGAAACGTATGGAAGATATCCGCGGACTTCTCGTAGATTTAATGAATTAA
- a CDS encoding acyl-CoA thioesterase: MSSSSEDFFHTLRVRYSEIDAQAVVFNAHYLTYFDTSLNEYMRYLKYDYKEELIKNGLDFVVTRSLIEYKSPARFDEELNIFIKPGVIKPASIQWNLEVRKKEDGTLICTGELTWAFLNLESRTPARLPEVFKNLRK, encoded by the coding sequence ATGTCTTCGAGTTCGGAAGATTTTTTTCATACTCTTCGAGTAAGATATTCCGAAATCGACGCGCAGGCGGTCGTATTCAATGCCCATTATTTAACCTATTTTGATACTTCTCTAAACGAATACATGAGGTATCTGAAATACGACTATAAAGAAGAATTAATCAAGAATGGTTTAGACTTTGTAGTAACTCGATCGTTAATCGAGTATAAATCTCCGGCAAGATTTGACGAGGAGCTGAATATCTTTATCAAACCGGGAGTGATCAAGCCCGCTAGTATCCAATGGAATTTAGAAGTGCGGAAAAAGGAAGACGGGACCTTGATTTGTACCGGGGAACTCACCTGGGCCTTCCTGAATTTGGAGTCGCGGACCCCTGCTAGGCTTCCGGAAGTTTTTAAAAATTTAAGAAAGTGA